From a region of the Roseivirga sp. 4D4 genome:
- a CDS encoding nucleoside-diphosphate kinase, whose product MATNRTFTMIKPDAVADGNIGGIMKMIEEAGFKIIAMKYTRLTTELAGKFYEVHKERPFYGELVDYMSSGPIVAAILEKDNAVEDFRTLIGATNPAEAAEGTIRKIYAKSIGENAVHGSDSDENAAIEGNFYFSMGERF is encoded by the coding sequence ATGGCAACTAACAGAACATTCACAATGATTAAGCCTGACGCTGTGGCAGATGGTAACATTGGTGGGATCATGAAAATGATCGAGGAAGCGGGATTTAAAATCATTGCTATGAAATATACCAGGTTGACCACTGAGTTAGCCGGTAAATTCTACGAAGTACATAAGGAAAGACCTTTTTACGGTGAGCTAGTGGACTACATGTCTTCTGGACCTATCGTAGCAGCCATTCTTGAGAAAGATAACGCTGTTGAAGACTTTAGAACTTTAATCGGTGCTACTAATCCAGCAGAAGCTGCTGAAGGTACTATCAGAAAAATTTACGCTAAGTCTATTGGAGAAAATGCTGTTCACGGTTCAGATTCTGACGAGAATGCAGCGATAGAAGGAAACTTCTACTTCTCTATGGGAGAGAGATTCTAA
- a CDS encoding DHH family phosphoesterase yields MQNLDLLKSKLSNPSKIVITTHVKPDADALGSSLGMANYLIKKGHDVQVITPSEYPGFLHWMKGNDDVLVYSEDTHDTAKVLMDQADIIMTLDFSVLGRIDELGDMVKEANGFKVNVDHHLDPEDFADFRLWDTGAAATCELCYDLIVALGDADFIDKDIAECLYAGIMTDTGGFRHPNTTQNVHEVVAKLIAHGADNSRVSKEVYDKNSIDRLRFLGYALSQNLQVIPDSRVAFFALSEDELRQYNSKTGDTEGLVNYALSIEGITLAGLFKESAGGVKISLRSIGKFPANEIAAKYFNGGGHRNAAGGKVELSLEDTVDRFKSVLEEYKDQLEEEYKLL; encoded by the coding sequence ATGCAGAACTTAGACTTATTAAAATCCAAGCTTAGTAATCCCAGCAAAATCGTAATTACCACTCATGTGAAACCCGATGCAGACGCCTTGGGCTCCTCCTTGGGCATGGCCAATTACTTGATCAAAAAGGGGCATGATGTGCAGGTCATCACACCTTCCGAGTATCCAGGTTTTTTGCATTGGATGAAAGGCAATGATGATGTGTTGGTTTATAGCGAAGATACTCACGACACTGCTAAAGTGTTAATGGATCAAGCAGACATCATAATGACACTAGATTTCTCCGTTCTGGGCCGTATCGATGAATTAGGCGATATGGTTAAAGAAGCGAATGGGTTCAAGGTGAATGTAGACCATCATTTAGATCCTGAAGATTTTGCTGATTTCAGACTTTGGGATACAGGAGCAGCTGCTACCTGTGAGCTTTGCTATGATTTGATCGTGGCATTAGGTGACGCAGATTTTATCGATAAGGACATTGCAGAGTGTCTATATGCTGGTATCATGACCGACACAGGTGGGTTTAGGCATCCTAATACTACACAAAATGTGCATGAAGTTGTCGCCAAACTTATTGCTCATGGTGCCGATAATAGTCGTGTTTCCAAGGAAGTTTATGACAAAAACTCTATCGATAGACTCCGCTTTTTGGGCTATGCACTAAGTCAAAATTTACAAGTGATTCCTGATAGCCGTGTTGCTTTCTTTGCCTTATCCGAAGATGAATTACGACAGTATAATTCGAAAACAGGAGATACTGAAGGTTTGGTCAATTATGCCCTTTCAATAGAAGGAATAACCCTTGCAGGACTATTTAAAGAATCAGCAGGTGGCGTCAAAATATCACTCAGGTCTATCGGCAAGTTTCCGGCTAATGAAATTGCTGCCAAGTATTTCAATGGTGGTGGGCATAGGAATGCAGCTGGAGGTAAAGTCGAGCTTTCTCTAGAAGACACGGTGGATCGTTTTAAGAGCGTTTTAGAAGAGTATAAGGATCAATTAGAGGAAGAATATAAACTGCTATGA
- a CDS encoding FKBP-type peptidyl-prolyl cis-trans isomerase, which produces MKRNICVFLVALFVLIVGCDQTPPYVMLDSGLKYRLLDDKGADKPRMGDVMFMDMAHYLGDSLIFQTEEGGFFINPNIGAPPEIREVLNLTGEGDSLQIEMSLGDYARFTGLPISPRMDTTQSVTWNIRVTEIENESTVIERNRLAQAKTDKELIEAFIVNNNLEASSTEEGLYYVTLESGNGVFPKDGDEVFLKYSMSLLDGTLIDTSSEVIARENDLFNPNRIYGPRSFVLGDREILRGWNIGMPKFSKGAKGTLLIPSDLAYGTSGFGSQIGPNTVIVFDVELVDIK; this is translated from the coding sequence ATGAAAAGAAATATCTGTGTTTTCCTAGTGGCGCTGTTTGTGCTCATTGTGGGTTGTGACCAAACACCACCTTATGTGATGCTAGACTCAGGCCTTAAGTACAGATTACTTGATGACAAAGGGGCTGACAAACCTAGAATGGGGGATGTGATGTTCATGGACATGGCCCATTATCTGGGAGATTCACTCATCTTTCAGACAGAGGAAGGTGGCTTTTTTATAAATCCAAATATTGGAGCTCCCCCGGAAATACGTGAGGTACTTAACTTGACCGGAGAGGGCGACAGTCTTCAAATAGAAATGTCCTTGGGAGATTATGCTCGCTTTACCGGGCTCCCAATTTCTCCAAGAATGGATACAACTCAAAGCGTAACTTGGAACATAAGAGTTACAGAAATTGAGAACGAATCTACGGTTATAGAAAGAAACAGGCTGGCACAAGCCAAGACGGATAAAGAATTAATTGAAGCTTTTATCGTTAACAATAATTTAGAGGCCTCTTCTACTGAGGAAGGGCTCTATTATGTAACTTTGGAAAGTGGAAATGGTGTTTTTCCAAAAGATGGAGATGAAGTATTTTTAAAATACTCGATGTCTTTGTTGGATGGAACACTAATCGACACTAGCAGTGAGGTGATTGCGAGAGAAAACGACTTATTTAACCCGAATAGAATATATGGCCCTAGGTCATTTGTTCTAGGTGACAGGGAGATTCTCAGAGGCTGGAACATCGGTATGCCCAAATTTAGTAAAGGTGCTAAAGGAACCTTATTGATTCCTTCAGACTTGGCTTATGGTACATCGGGTTTCGGATCGCAGATTGGACCGAATACAGTGATAGTTTTTGATGTAGAACTGGTAGACATTAAATGA
- a CDS encoding FKBP-type peptidyl-prolyl cis-trans isomerase yields MMKKLVYLLPVLFFLIASCDQDNIFDQEEQLRIDIDLIETYLAQNNLVADTLRPSEIRIITTQAGTGPLPSFGSSVVVDYRGYLLDGTEFDTSIGVGAIDVVVGRGDVIQGWEIALREMNAGTSATILIPSGLGYGNNRQGQFITPNSVLIFDIQVLDVR; encoded by the coding sequence ATGATGAAGAAATTAGTATACCTTTTACCTGTTTTGTTTTTTCTAATCGCATCCTGTGATCAGGATAATATTTTCGATCAGGAAGAACAGCTGCGCATAGATATTGATTTAATTGAAACATACTTGGCGCAGAATAACCTTGTAGCCGATACGCTTCGGCCTAGCGAGATTAGAATTATTACTACGCAAGCCGGCACAGGACCGCTGCCTAGCTTCGGTAGCTCGGTCGTTGTTGATTATCGAGGATACTTACTTGACGGAACAGAGTTTGATACCTCTATTGGCGTAGGGGCCATTGACGTAGTGGTCGGCCGTGGCGATGTTATTCAAGGTTGGGAGATTGCATTGCGAGAGATGAATGCAGGTACTAGTGCTACTATATTGATTCCGTCAGGTCTTGGTTATGGAAACAATAGGCAAGGCCAGTTTATCACGCCTAATTCTGTGCTGATCTTTGATATTCAGGTTTTAGATGTGAGATAG
- the rdgB gene encoding RdgB/HAM1 family non-canonical purine NTP pyrophosphatase, translating into MKRICFATNNPHKLEEVRTILGDRFEVQSLSDIGFDGELPETHETLEENSQEKAQYLFNKFQMPIFSDDSGLEVSALNGRPGVHTAHYAGDRNADKNMDKVLSELSPSDSRDAQFRAVVTYIDSSVERQFEGIIKGSIAPEKTGEDGFGYDPIFIPEGYDQTFAELSADVKNTMSHRKRSVEKLAAFLNQLN; encoded by the coding sequence ATGAAAAGAATTTGCTTTGCTACAAATAATCCTCACAAACTAGAAGAAGTCAGGACTATCTTGGGCGATCGCTTTGAAGTTCAATCCTTGAGTGATATAGGCTTCGATGGTGAACTGCCAGAAACGCATGAGACTTTAGAAGAGAACTCCCAAGAAAAGGCACAATACCTATTCAATAAGTTTCAAATGCCCATCTTTTCAGACGATTCTGGACTGGAAGTGAGTGCACTTAATGGTAGGCCGGGTGTACATACTGCACATTATGCCGGAGACAGGAATGCCGATAAGAACATGGACAAAGTATTATCCGAACTGAGCCCCTCCGATAGTCGAGATGCACAATTCAGGGCGGTAGTGACCTACATCGATTCATCTGTCGAAAGACAGTTTGAAGGGATTATAAAGGGAAGTATTGCTCCAGAAAAAACGGGTGAGGATGGTTTTGGCTACGACCCAATTTTTATTCCTGAAGGGTATGATCAGACTTTTGCCGAGCTATCGGCCGATGTGAAGAATACAATGAGTCACCGAAAAAGGTCCGTTGAAAAACTGGCTGCATTTCTAAATCAACTTAATTAA
- the udk gene encoding uridine kinase: MEKPYIIGITGGSGSGKTRFLKQLIEGFDGRYVTCISQDDYYRPREYQLVDKNGELNFDRPESIDYEHFATDLKELSEGRSIKKEEYTFNNPNAEAKTLVRKSAPVILVEGIFIFHYKKIAELIDLKIFIDARDYVKLQRRLKRDREERGYDADDVLYKYENHIMPSYQKYIEPYKEEADLVVPNNKDFDKALHVLKAAIQSKIMPSS, from the coding sequence ATGGAAAAGCCATATATCATTGGTATAACGGGTGGAAGTGGTTCTGGAAAGACCAGGTTTCTGAAACAATTGATTGAGGGATTTGATGGCAGGTATGTCACTTGTATATCTCAAGATGACTATTATAGACCTCGTGAATACCAGTTGGTAGATAAGAATGGTGAGTTGAATTTTGATAGGCCTGAGTCAATTGATTATGAGCACTTTGCTACCGATTTGAAAGAGTTAAGCGAAGGAAGGAGTATTAAAAAGGAAGAGTATACCTTCAATAATCCCAATGCGGAGGCGAAAACTTTGGTTAGAAAGTCGGCACCAGTAATTTTGGTCGAAGGTATTTTTATTTTTCACTACAAGAAAATTGCCGAGTTGATAGACCTCAAAATTTTCATAGATGCCCGCGACTATGTAAAACTTCAACGAAGACTTAAAAGGGATAGAGAAGAACGAGGCTATGATGCGGATGATGTGCTTTACAAGTATGAGAACCATATCATGCCCTCTTATCAGAAGTACATTGAGCCCTACAAAGAAGAGGCAGATTTAGTTGTGCCAAACAATAAAGACTTTGATAAGGCACTTCATGTGTTAAAAGCGGCTATTCAGAGCAAAATAATGCCCAGCAGCTGA